Proteins from a single region of Armatimonadia bacterium:
- a CDS encoding CpsB/CapC family capsule biosynthesis tyrosine phosphatase — MIDTHCHILPGIDDGPRDLAEALEMARIAVADGIQTVVATPHLDCERNALSPDFLRDQVAQFNAALAEAQIPLTVLPGAEIRIGADLLERAKAGSLMTLADRGTHLLLELPFNSYPSYVPQLFFGLQLLGLAPILAHPERTALFRTHPEVIQGLVDRGALIQVNADSLTRWRDRTVRALAFDLLKHGAVDLLASDAHDTRHRPPQLSRARRALRRHGGDEAFARFTQTNPSRLLSTQPARRPEPKA; from the coding sequence ATGATCGACACCCATTGTCACATCTTGCCGGGGATCGACGACGGTCCCCGCGATCTTGCCGAGGCTCTGGAGATGGCTCGGATCGCCGTGGCTGACGGCATCCAGACCGTCGTCGCGACTCCGCATCTGGACTGCGAGCGCAACGCCCTCAGCCCCGACTTCCTCCGCGACCAGGTTGCGCAGTTCAACGCTGCACTGGCCGAGGCCCAGATCCCCCTGACCGTTCTGCCGGGAGCCGAGATTCGCATCGGTGCCGATCTACTGGAGCGGGCCAAGGCCGGGAGCCTCATGACCCTTGCCGATCGCGGCACTCATCTTCTCCTCGAGCTGCCCTTCAACAGCTACCCGTCCTACGTGCCCCAGCTCTTCTTCGGCCTGCAGCTTCTGGGGCTGGCACCGATCCTGGCTCATCCCGAGCGGACCGCACTGTTCCGCACCCACCCTGAGGTCATCCAGGGCCTCGTGGACCGTGGCGCGCTGATCCAGGTGAACGCGGATAGCTTGACCCGCTGGCGCGACCGCACTGTCCGGGCTCTCGCCTTCGATCTGCTCAAGCACGGTGCCGTCGACCTGCTGGCCTCAGACGCGCACGACACACGGCATCGGCCGCCTCAGCTCTCCCGGGCACGACGGGCTCTGCGCCGTCACGGCGGAGACGAAGCCTTTGCACGGTTCACGCAGACCAACCCCTCTCGCTTACTCAGCACACAACCGGCTCGCAGGCCGGAGCCTAAGGCTTGA
- a CDS encoding sugar-binding protein translates to MRTLGSALACLILLTVTVAGAENLLLDGARDTVSWTTSLGTEFPGATGSLEVAQDPERGPCILGKFQFSGESRYAGALWSGSLPEARAIGFWVKLSDRNWGMVRVRDNTEQEFAGNFTLQPGQWTRIEIPLDTKRLGSHWGGANDGVMHFPLTRVLIAAGNKPASAQVWVSNLYAVTDTLLPEDRWKVVVEPTVPMGVAFPDEAASYRVTLINRLERQAKCEVALRTQEPGSQPSAMQTDSLTLEGWQQKEYTLRPSTKRLGYQRLSVDLHDAEGGDLPSITSGLAVVPQPRHYGKEAPGCYFGMQIIGDMEAAERLGAKAIRYFFSWIYSEGRQGLIRWEEQSDPLMAAAREHHMEVLFSVQAQAPAWIAWNDPDRPKLKALADPARLSEWERYVRDITTRYRGQITALEIVNEPDLVCVGHVGMTVEEGADYYAKLLRFGRAGAKAGDPDVPVAGLDVSGGDYERGLPYSRAVLSRAADTMDLFPGHPYASPRYFGPGQNPKWPIANRMAEKLTEALDLYAFYGRPRRSWIGELGWGLQATADPLSTYSLDFAACIAQSLVVGKTVPGVERYLHFTQRGCNESGYEYGLMRGHPAYPLPAAVAYATAAYLLDDTQSLGLKQVGADLWSAVFTCKSRDELVAVLWSEGDEDLVRPSTTLPQGRWVSSLLQELVPGTQGLKVGRMPVYWILPLSAVADPAGVVDQLGVAPIAPITVESAFLAAPNRVGMLLRNRSDRSQRARLTAGSASQTVEVAPGTQPMRVDLPLAKAINEPGVREMTATATVEGQSSTRAFTARYQYLPVPPQKLKVDGDLTEWEPLRSETLQDRRFVLPPDPGIGWDGPQDLSLRGWLAADSKGLYFAAAVTDDVHFCDQVTPDSFWKNDSLQLAIDSENDSRDGFDANDREVGFALAPQGPVCYASYPGTSRQLTVPLAIRREGTVTCYEAFLPWEALGLPVPTDGKVLAISYLANDNDGLGRGYWMGLTPGIGEGKSPLSYRRFAVRVKP, encoded by the coding sequence ATGCGGACCTTAGGATCAGCTCTGGCCTGCCTTATCCTCCTCACCGTCACGGTTGCAGGGGCTGAGAACCTGCTGCTCGATGGCGCTCGTGACACCGTGTCATGGACCACCTCCCTGGGCACCGAGTTCCCCGGCGCAACCGGATCGCTGGAAGTCGCCCAGGATCCCGAGCGTGGCCCGTGCATCCTGGGTAAGTTCCAGTTCTCGGGCGAGAGTCGGTATGCCGGTGCGCTGTGGTCGGGGAGTCTCCCGGAGGCCAGGGCGATTGGCTTCTGGGTGAAGCTCAGTGACCGGAACTGGGGGATGGTGCGTGTCCGCGACAACACCGAGCAGGAGTTCGCCGGCAACTTTACTCTTCAGCCCGGCCAGTGGACCCGTATCGAGATCCCCCTGGACACAAAGAGACTGGGCAGTCACTGGGGTGGCGCTAACGACGGCGTGATGCACTTCCCGCTCACGCGCGTTCTGATCGCCGCCGGGAACAAACCGGCCTCCGCCCAGGTGTGGGTCTCGAACCTCTATGCGGTCACCGACACCTTGCTGCCCGAGGATCGATGGAAGGTGGTTGTGGAGCCCACGGTTCCGATGGGCGTCGCCTTCCCTGACGAAGCGGCTTCCTACCGCGTGACTCTCATCAACCGGCTGGAGCGCCAGGCCAAGTGTGAGGTCGCACTGCGCACCCAGGAACCGGGCTCTCAACCGTCGGCCATGCAGACGGACAGCCTGACGCTGGAGGGCTGGCAACAGAAGGAGTACACACTTCGGCCTTCCACCAAGCGCCTCGGGTATCAGAGGTTGTCGGTTGACCTGCACGATGCCGAGGGCGGAGACCTGCCGAGCATCACCAGCGGGCTGGCGGTGGTTCCGCAGCCTCGGCACTACGGGAAGGAGGCGCCGGGCTGCTACTTCGGGATGCAGATCATCGGCGACATGGAGGCCGCAGAACGCCTGGGCGCCAAGGCTATCCGGTACTTCTTCTCCTGGATCTACTCCGAAGGTCGCCAGGGACTGATCCGCTGGGAGGAGCAGTCCGACCCGCTGATGGCGGCGGCCAGGGAGCACCACATGGAGGTGCTCTTCTCCGTTCAGGCCCAGGCGCCCGCCTGGATTGCCTGGAACGACCCGGACCGGCCGAAGCTGAAGGCTCTAGCCGACCCGGCCCGTCTCTCGGAATGGGAACGCTATGTGCGTGACATCACTACGCGCTACCGCGGGCAGATCACCGCGCTGGAGATCGTGAATGAACCCGACCTGGTCTGCGTCGGTCACGTGGGGATGACGGTCGAGGAGGGCGCCGACTACTACGCCAAACTGCTCCGCTTCGGGCGTGCCGGTGCGAAGGCCGGCGATCCAGACGTGCCCGTCGCGGGCCTCGATGTCAGCGGCGGCGACTACGAGCGCGGACTGCCGTACTCGCGAGCGGTTCTGAGCCGGGCGGCCGACACGATGGACCTGTTCCCGGGGCATCCCTATGCCTCGCCACGGTACTTCGGGCCGGGGCAGAATCCGAAGTGGCCGATCGCCAACCGGATGGCGGAGAAGCTCACGGAGGCCCTGGACCTGTATGCCTTCTACGGGCGGCCACGTCGGTCCTGGATCGGCGAACTGGGTTGGGGACTGCAGGCGACGGCCGACCCTCTGAGCACCTACTCGCTGGATTTCGCGGCCTGCATCGCCCAGTCGCTGGTCGTCGGTAAGACGGTCCCGGGCGTCGAGAGGTACCTGCACTTCACACAGCGGGGCTGCAACGAGAGCGGGTACGAGTACGGGCTGATGCGCGGGCATCCGGCCTATCCGCTTCCGGCGGCAGTCGCCTACGCGACCGCTGCCTATCTCCTCGACGACACGCAGTCCCTGGGCCTCAAGCAGGTTGGCGCGGACTTGTGGAGCGCGGTGTTCACGTGCAAGAGCCGCGATGAGCTGGTGGCCGTGCTGTGGAGCGAGGGTGACGAGGACCTTGTACGACCCTCAACCACGCTCCCTCAGGGGCGCTGGGTGAGCAGCCTGCTGCAGGAGCTGGTACCAGGCACTCAAGGCCTCAAGGTCGGCCGGATGCCGGTCTACTGGATCCTGCCCTTGAGTGCCGTCGCGGACCCCGCCGGAGTGGTGGATCAGTTGGGCGTCGCACCGATCGCACCCATCACGGTCGAGAGCGCCTTCCTGGCCGCACCGAACCGTGTCGGCATGCTCCTGCGCAACCGCTCAGACCGGTCGCAACGTGCAAGGCTGACAGCGGGCAGTGCGTCGCAGACAGTGGAGGTTGCACCTGGCACGCAGCCGATGCGAGTGGACTTGCCGCTTGCCAAAGCGATCAACGAGCCCGGCGTGCGCGAGATGACGGCGACTGCGACGGTGGAAGGCCAGTCCAGCACCCGCGCCTTCACGGCTCGCTACCAGTACCTGCCTGTTCCGCCGCAGAAGCTTAAGGTCGATGGCGACCTGACGGAGTGGGAACCCTTACGCTCGGAGACGCTCCAGGATCGGCGCTTCGTGCTGCCGCCTGATCCGGGTATCGGCTGGGACGGACCGCAGGACCTGAGCCTGCGTGGATGGCTCGCGGCGGACAGCAAGGGGCTCTACTTCGCCGCGGCGGTGACTGACGACGTGCACTTCTGCGACCAGGTGACCCCGGACAGCTTCTGGAAGAACGACAGCCTGCAGTTGGCCATTGATTCGGAGAATGACAGTCGCGACGGCTTCGATGCCAACGACCGCGAAGTGGGCTTTGCCTTGGCCCCGCAGGGGCCGGTCTGCTATGCGAGCTATCCGGGCACCTCGCGTCAACTCACGGTTCCACTCGCGATCCGTCGTGAGGGTACCGTCACCTGCTATGAGGCCTTCCTTCCCTGGGAAGCGCTCGGGCTGCCCGTGCCGACCGATGGCAAGGTCCTCGCGATCAGCTACCTCGCCAATGACAACGATGGTCTGGGACGAGGCTATTGGATGGGCCTGACGCCGGGGATTGGTGAGGGGAAGTCGCCGCTCTCGTACCGGCGCTTCGCGGTGAGGGTCAAGCCTTAG
- a CDS encoding deoxyribonuclease IV: MRIGFHVQTAGGWRKALERGLERRCTTLQVFTSAPVQWARKDLDPEETAWFAERVAALDLQPLFVHAAYLLNLATADRALWKKSRDNLAEELRRAGQLGACGVVLHLGSVGSDGDPEDGLRRVARGVDEALEAADKGVSVLLENCAGQGSLVGCTPAALGTVVDLSRRPERLRVCLDTAHAFARGYALHTPEGLDQLLGECDAAFGLERLALIHANDSKSDLGSCVDRHWHIGHGKIGRQGFAVIMNEPRLQSLPFIMETPSSSEWDLRNLRALRRAVRPELRPALPSLRRSLDS; the protein is encoded by the coding sequence ATGCGAATCGGCTTCCATGTTCAGACGGCGGGGGGATGGCGCAAGGCGCTTGAGCGCGGGCTCGAGCGGCGCTGCACGACCTTGCAGGTGTTCACCTCTGCCCCGGTGCAGTGGGCACGCAAGGACCTCGACCCGGAGGAGACCGCCTGGTTCGCCGAGAGAGTGGCGGCGCTGGACCTGCAGCCGCTCTTCGTGCATGCCGCCTACCTGCTCAACCTTGCCACCGCGGACCGGGCTTTGTGGAAGAAGAGCCGTGACAACCTTGCGGAGGAACTGCGTCGGGCCGGCCAGCTCGGGGCCTGCGGAGTGGTCCTGCACCTGGGAAGCGTCGGTTCCGACGGTGACCCCGAAGACGGGCTGCGACGTGTCGCCAGGGGCGTAGATGAGGCCCTGGAGGCTGCCGATAAGGGGGTCAGCGTGCTGCTGGAGAACTGCGCCGGGCAGGGGAGCCTGGTCGGCTGCACTCCGGCCGCCCTGGGCACAGTTGTCGATCTGTCGCGCCGCCCCGAGCGGCTACGGGTCTGCCTGGACACAGCCCACGCTTTCGCCCGAGGATACGCACTGCACACCCCGGAGGGTCTCGACCAGCTCCTGGGGGAGTGCGACGCAGCCTTCGGGCTCGAACGGCTCGCCCTGATCCATGCCAACGACTCGAAGTCGGACCTTGGCTCCTGCGTTGATCGGCACTGGCACATCGGGCACGGGAAGATCGGGCGCCAGGGCTTCGCCGTCATCATGAACGAACCACGCTTGCAGTCCCTGCCCTTCATCATGGAAACGCCGAGCTCCTCGGAGTGGGACCTGCGGAACCTTCGAGCACTGCGCCGGGCCGTGCGTCCCGAACTGCGTCCGGCCTTGCCGAGCCTGCGGCGATCTCTCGACAGTTGA